In Pseudomonas abieticivorans, the genomic window CGGCTCAAACAGGCCCGCGAGCTGCTCAAGGCCGATTGCGCACCGCTGCAGGTGGCGTTGCAATTGGGCTTCAGTGACCAAAGCCACCTGAACCGCCAATTCAAGCAGGCCTACGGCGTGGCGCCGGGTGAATACCGCCGGGCTGCGGCGGGCATGGGTTTATCTGTCGCGCTGTATCAGTGATAGGGTGGCGCGGTTTTCGCGGATCAATCCGCTGCTACAGTGAATATGCCCTGTAGCAGCGGGTTTATCCGCGAACGGTGCTATCAGGCACCTCGCAGCGTACACCTGACCTTCTCCAGCAACTCGTCAAGCTTGAACGGTTTGATGATCATGTCCATCCCGGCGCCCAGGAAGCTTTGCCGGTTCAAGGCGTTCTCGGCGTAGCCGGTCATGAACAGCACCGGCAATTGCCCGCGCCAGCCCCGGGCCAGGTCGGCCAGTTGCCGGCCACTCATGTTCGGCAGGCCGACGTCGGTCAACAGCAGGTTGATCGACGGGTCGCCCTGCAGCCGCTCCAACGCCGACTGCACGTCGGGCGCCTGGGTGCAGCGATAACCGGCGTCGCGCAGGATCTCGGCGACGAACATGCTCACCGAGGCCATGTCTTCGACGATCAGGATATGCTCCCCGGCACCGCCCAAGTCACCCCGTGCATCGTGCACGCTGGCGGCCACCGCTTCACTGCTGGCAGGCAGCATCAGCGTGACTTCGGTGCCTTGCCCACTCACGCTGCGGATTTTCACGTCACCGCCCGACTGGCGGGTAAAGCCGTAGATGGTCGACAAGCCAAGCCCAGTGCCCTGGCCCAGCGGTTTGGTGGTGAAAAACGGGTCGAAGACCTTGTCGATCACGCTGTGGTCGATGCCCACGCCGTCATCCTTCACCGACAACGCCACGTAGGCGCCGTCAGCCAAGCGCACATCGCCCTGCTGGCGCGCCGCGTAGGTGGTCACGGTGATGGTGCCGCCTTCGGGCAAGGCATCGCGGGCGTTGATCACCAGGTTGAGCACCGCGCTTTCCAACTGGCTGGCATCGACCAGGGCGATGCTGGCCTTGGCGCTGAGGTTCAGTTGCAGGACGATTTTCTTGCCCACGGTGCGGCGTATCAGGTCGGCCAGCGAACGTATGTGCGCGTTGACGTCGATGGGCCGGGTGTCCAGTGGTTGCTGGCGGGCGAATGCCAGCAGGCGATGAGTCAGGGCGGCCGCGCTCAGGGCTGAATTGAGCGCGGCATCGGCGTACTGCATGACCTTTTCGCTGCGCCCGTCCGCCGTGCGCTTCTTGATCAGTTCGATGCCGCTGATGATCCCGGTCAGCAGGTTGTTGAAGTCGTGGGCAATGCCCCCGGTGAGCTTGCCGATGGCGTCGATTTTTTGCGCTTGCAGCAACTGCGCCTCGGTGCGGGCACGTTCGGCCACTTCGATGGCCAACTGGTTGTTGACGCTGTCCAGTTGCCTGAGGTGGCTGCGCTCGCGCTGGCGATGCTCGGTAATGTCCTCGACAAACACCAGGCTCAGGCCCGGCGTGCGATAGGGCGACACCTGCCACTCGGTTTCGCGCACCTGACCCTTGACCATCATGCTCAAGGTGCCCTTCCAGCGTTCGCCGGCGGCCAGGCCGTCGCGCAGGCCCTGGACCACTTCGGCCTGGTCGGCGGCGAAGCAGTCCAGCGGCGCGCCGTGCGAGGCGTTGGCCTGCATCAATTCGGCAAAGGCGTGGTTGCACTCGTGCACTTTGAGTTGGGTGTCCATCACCGCGATCGGCGCCGAGATGTTGACGAAAATCTCGCGAAAGCGCGCCTCGCTTTCACGCAGGGCAAATTCGGTGTCGCGCACCCGCAGCAGCGTGCTGAGGGTGGCCAGCAGCACGTCCGGGTCCACAGGGTGAACCAGGTAGGCGTCGGCGCCCGCTTCAAGGCCGGTGATGATGTCACCGGTCTGGATCGACGCGGCCGACACGTGAATCACCGGCAGCAAGGCGGTCGCGGCGTCTGCGCGCAACAGGCGGACGATGTCGAACCCGCTCATGTCGGGCAGGTTGACGTCCAGGATCAGCGCGTCGAACACTTCGCTGGCAATCAACGCCAGGCCATCGGTGCCCGTGCCGGCCTCTTGCACGTGGTAGCCGTTGCGTTCCAGGCGCCGGCGCAGCGCGTAGCGGGTGGCTTCGTTGTCGTCGACGATCAGCAGGCGCAGGTCACGCGTCATCACCCGCCTCCTGTGCCAGGGCCAGCGGGATCACCACGAAGAAGGTCGAGCCCTGCCCCGGCTCACTGTGCACCCCTACCCGCCCGCCCAGCAGCGCCGCGAAGCGCTTGCACAGGGCCAGGCCCAGGCCGGTGCCGCGCAAACGCTTTTGCAACGGCGAGTCCACCTGGGAGAAGTCCTCGAACAGCGCGCCGTGCATTTCGGCCGGTATGCCGATCCCGGTGTCGCTCACGGCAAACCGTACCTCTCGCTCGTTTTCCAGGCGTGCCGAGACTCGTACCTCGCCGCGCTGGGTAAACTTCAGCGAGTTGGAGACAAAGTTGCGCAATATCTGTGCAAGTTTTTTGTCATCGGTATAAAGCCGCGGCAGCCCGACGGGCTCCTCGAAGATCAGGTCGACGCTGCTGGCATCGACGATCGGGCGGAACATCCCGCGCAAGGCGGCGAACAGGTCGAACATGTCGAACCAGGCCGGCGAGATGGTGATGCGCCCGGCCTCGATCTTGGCCAGGTCCAGCAGGTCGTCAACCATGTCGCTGAGCTCGCGGGCGGCCGTGCTGACGAACGCTACCTGTTTGTGCTGCTCTGGGGCCAATGGGCCATCCAACTCGTCGCTGAGCAGGCTGGCGATGCTCAGGATCGAGCCCAGCGGCGTACGGAACTCGTGGCTCATGTAGGACAGGAAGCGGCTTTTCAGGTCCGATGCCTGGCGCAACTGTTCGGCCTGAGTGTCGAGTTCGGCGTACAGCGCCAAAACGCCCTGGTTGGTTTCTTCCAACTCGGCACGCAAGGCATCGACCTCGTCGCGCAACTGCTGCACGGCCAGGTCAGGGGTAAGGGAATCAACCACGCGATGCCTCCAGAGCAATCACCATAACGGTTACATCATCGCGGCCGCGGCAAAAATCGCGGTGCAGGACTGCGGCGATCACCGCCGGGTGACGGTGGACCAGGCCTGGGTAGTCGCGCAGGTTCCAGCGCGACTGCAGCCCGTCACTGTACATCACCAACAACTTGCCTTGCGCTTGAGGATAGTCAAAGGCCTGGGCTTTGCGGTATTGCACGCCGACAATGCCAGGGTGCGAGGCCAGGCCCCGAGAATGTTCCGCATCGATCAGGCAGGCGCCGATGTTGCCGATGCCGGTGAACTGCACCGTGTCGGTGCCGGCATTGTACTGGGCGATGGCGACGGCGCCGCCCCGGGTGCCCTGCATGGCCCGGTGCAGTTCGTCCATCAACAGCGTTGGGGTGGCGAATGGGGCTTGCCGGAACGCCAGTGCGCCGGCGCGCCCGGCTTCCTCGGCATGGCTGCCGTGGCCCAGGCCGTCGACCACCAGCACGCTAATGCGCTCGCCCTCCACCGCCAGGTGCCAGACATCGCCACAAGCGGGGTCGTGGTGCAAGGCGTGCTGGTTGACGCCGAAGCGTAGGTCCGCAGCCTTCTCGCCCTTGGCATAGAACCGCGCCAGTACCACCGCGCCGCGCCCATCGACGTACACATCGAACACGTGGGCTTGGCGCGCCACCGCCCCCAGGCCGATGCCCTGGGTGCCGCCGGTGGAATAACCGTCGCTCATGCAGGCATGCAGGTCAAAGCCCTGCCCACGGTCTACGGCAATCACCTCCAGGCCCTGGTTGGGCAAGTGGCGCAGGTGCAGTTCGCCGTGGCTGGCGTGCTTGAGCAGGTTGCTGGCAAGCTCGGTGGTCACCAGGGCCACCCGCCCGGCGTCGGTCTCGTTGAAGCCCAATTGCTCGGCCAATTTCTGGGTGGTGCGGCGGGCATGGCCGACCTGGCTGCTGTCTTCGATCAACAGCACCTGGGTCAGGCTGCTTTCAAGGGTCAGGTCCATCGCGTGATCGTCACCCGTGTGCCGGCGCCGGGCGCGGTGTCCAACTCGAACTCTTCCACCAGCCGCTTGGCCCCGGTCAAGCCCAGCCCCAGGCCGCCGCCCGAAGTCCAGCCGTCGGTCATCGCCAGCTTGATATCGGGGATGCCCGGGCCTTCGTCGCGAAAGGTCAGGCGCAGCCCGGTGCGGGTGTCGTCCAGGATCTGCCAGTCCATGTCGCCACCGCCGCCATACACCATGGTGTTGCGCGCTAGCTCACTGACCGCCGTCACCATCTTGGTCAGGTCGATCAGGCGCATGCCGCACTCCTGGCACAGTTTGCGCGCGGTCTGGCGCGCCAGTACCACGTCCTGTTCGATGCGTATCGGTTGGCTGCCGCTGCTGCGCACGTTCATTGCACGGCAGTCCGTTCGTGCAGCAGCTTCATGCCGCGCTCGACATTGAGCGCGGTGCTGACGCCGGGCAAGGTCATGCCCAGTTCCACCAGGGTGATCGCCACGGCCGGCTGCATGCCCACCAGCACGGTTTCGGCATCCATGATCCGCGAAAGGCCGGAGATGGTGCCGATCATGCGGCCGATGAACGAGTCGACCATGTCCAGCGCGGAAATGTCGATCAATACCCCGCGGGCCGAGGTATTGGAAATGCGTTCGGACAGGTCGTCCTGCAAGGTCATCGCCAACTGATCGTGCATGTCGACCTGAATGGTCACTAACAGGAAGGGGCCCATCTGTAAAATCGGTATCCGCTCCATGGGCTCACACCGCCTTGCTGACGGTCACGCCCAGGCGTTTGAGCGCCAACGCCAGGGCATCGGCCAGGTTCGCCTTGGTGACCACGCCTTGCAGGTCCAGGCCCAGGTGCACGATGGTCTGGGCGATTTGCGGGCGCACGCCGCTGATGATGCAATCGGCGCCCATCAGGCGGATGGCGGTCACGGTCTTGAGCAGGTGCTGGGCCACCAGGGTATCGACGGTGGGCACGCCGGTGATGTCGATGATGGCGATTTCCGAGCCGGTGTCGACGATGCGCTGCAGCAACGACTCCATCACCACTTGGGTGCGCTGCGAATCCAGGGTGCCGATCATTGGCAAGGCCAGCACGCCGTCCCACAGCTTGACCACCGGGGTGGAAAGCTCCAGCAGTTCTTCCTGCTGGCGCTTGATCACCGCCTCGCGGGACTTCTGGAAGGTGCGGATGGTGTGCATGCCCAGTGCGTCGAGCAGCACCGACACTTCCCACAGTTGCTCGGCCAGCAGTGCCGGGTTGTCTTCATAGGCACGTTGCAGCATGCCGAACAGCGGGCCCTTGAGGGAGAAAATGAAGCTGGCGGTCTGTTGCGAGTCTTGCCCGGCCAGTGCGCGGCTATGGGACAGTTTTTCGAGGAATTGGCGCGCTTCGTCCCAGTCGCTATTGGCGATATTGGCTGAACCGCCGCGGTCGATCACCGCGCTGACCAGGCTGAGGAACTCCTCGGTTTGCTGTTTTACGTCGCCTTCCTTGAGGTTACGGTTGGCGCCGCTGGCTTCGAGATTTTGTTGCCACTCGCCAGCCAGGGAGGCCTGGGAGGTGTTGAGGGCCGAAAGGGTACGCGGGTGCAGTGCTGCCATGGGGGTCGTGCTCCTTGATCCTGCACAATGCTGATGGTCTGCACGAAAAGACTCCGCGCCCATCGGAAAGTGCTGAAGTGTCACTGTTATTTTGCAATCGGTATTCAGCGTATCGGTTTTTACCACGCTTGTGGGCCCGGCGCAGGCCTGGATATCACCTATTCTTGTTCAAACATCGATGAGGTGCAGGCCATGACCCGCAGCGACGTTCTGATCATCGGCGCCGGCCCCACCGGCCTGGTTCTTGCACTCTGGCTCAGCCATGCCGGGGTCAATGTGCGGATCATCGACAAGACCGACGCGCCTGGCACCACCTCCCGGGCCTTGGCGGTGCAGGCACGGACCCTGGAGCTGTATCGGCAACTGGACCTGACCGACGCAGTGATTGGCGCCGGGCACAAGATGCCCGGCGTCAACTTGTGGGTGCGCGGCGAGCAGGCCGCCCACCTGAGCCTGACCGACATTGGCCAGTCGCGCACCCCCTACAGCTTTCTTGAAATTTACCCCCAGGACCAGCACGAGCAGTTGCTGATCGAACGCCTGGCGCGTTTTGGCGTTGAGGTGGAACGGCACACCGAACTCACCGACTTCATTGACGACCAGGCCATGATCACCGCGTACCTGAAAACGCCCGATGGCCAGGTCCAAACCTGCCAGGCGCGTTACCTGGCCGGCTGCGACGGTGCCCGCTCGACGGTGCGCAAGGCGTTGACCACGGGGTTTCCCGGCGGTACTTATTCACAGCTGTTTTACGTGGCCGACGTGCAAGCCTTGGGGCCGGCAGTCAATGGCGAGTTGCACGTGGATTTGGACGAGGCCGATTTTTTGGCCGTGTTCCCCCTGGCTGGCGAGGGGCGCGCGCGGCTGATCGGTACCGTGCGCGGCGAGCGCGCGGTGGACGCCGACGCGCTGGCCTTTGCCGATGTCAGCCAACGGGCGATCGATCAACTCAAACTTGAGGTGTTGAAGGTCAACTGGTTTTCCACCTACCACGTGCACCACCGCGTGGCCGAGCACTTTCGCGCCGGCAATGTGTTCGTGCTGGGCGACGCCGCGCACGTGCACAGCCCGGCCGGTGGCCAGGGCATGAACACCGGCATTGGCGATGCGATCAACCTGGCCTGGAAGCTTGCCGCGGTATTGGCCGGGCGCGCGACCCCGGCACTATTGGACAGCTACGAGGCCGAACGCATCGGCTTTGCCCGGCAACTGGTAGCCACCACGGACCGCGTGTTCAGCTTCGCCACCGCCGATGGCTGGCTGGCCAACCGGGTGCGCACCCGCCTCGCCCCGCGGGTGCTGCCACGGGTCATGGCGTTGAAGGCGGTGCGTGATTTCATGTTCCGCACCGTGTCACAGATCGGCGTGAACTACCGCAACCTGCCGCTAAGCGAAGGCGTGGCCGGCCACGTGCATGGTGGCGATCGGTTGCCGTGGGCCAAGGTGGCGGGCCGCGACAACTTCGACTCGTTGCACGGCGGCACCTGGCAGATCCACGTGTATGGCCGGGCCAGCGAGGCGTTGCTGGAATGGGGCGCGACCCACAATGTGCCGGTGCACATTTTCAGCTGGCACATCGTGCACGAGCACGCAGGCTTTTCCCGCGATGCATTTTACCTGATGCGCCCCGACACCTACGTGGCGCTGGCCCAGCCGTACGGCGACCCGACGGTACTGGATGAATACTTCCGGCGCCGTGGCATCACTCCGTAGGGGCTGGCGCCTCTTGGGCGCTGGCCTGCTGCTGTATAGCCGCCTGCAACTGGGCTACGTCGTTCAAGGCCTTTGCCAGGTGCTCGCGCTGCTCGACGGCCTCACCTTTCAAGGTGGCCATCTGCCGATCCAGCTCTTCGCGCGCCCCGGCCGCCTGGGCCAGCAACGTACTCATGCCCCCCGCCTGCGCGGTCATGTGCTTGAGCTCATCTTGTAGCCCCAGCTGCTCCTTGCTGGCCTGGCGGGCTTGCACCAGCATGCGTTCGTTGTCGCGGCTCAGGCGCATCAGTTCGTCCTGCTTGACGATCAGGCTTTGCTGCAACTGGCGGATCTCCACCTGCACCTGCTGCAATTGCCCTTCATGGCGGCGCTGTTCCTGTTCGCGCTGCTCTTTGACCGCCGTGCGGTAATGCTCCAGCGCATCGCGGGCGTGGCGGTGTTTGTCTTCCAGGGACTGGATGTGCGCGTCCTTCTCGCCGATGCGCAGTTCAAGGTCAGTGTTGGCCTGGCCCAGCCGCGCATTGCGGGTCTGTTCGCCCTGCAAGGTGCTGCGGCACAGGGCCAGCTCTTCGGACTCGGTGTTAAGCGCCATGCCCTGAATATCAAAGCGTTGCTGCAAGGCCGCCAAGCTCCGCTGGCTGGCTTGCAACTGTACTTCCAGGCTTTCACGGGCGGCATCGAAGCGCCCTTGCGCCTCGGCGACTCGTGCCTCGGCCTCCTCGCTCAATTGATCGGCAAGCCCCGCCACCAGCGTGGTCAATTGCGCGCTCAGGCTGGGCGCGGCCGGGTCGACTTCGGTGTCTTCAAGGGCTTTTAAATAGCGGTGAATCGTGGTTTTGGAGCCGGTATTGCCCAATTCCACCCGTACCGCATCGATGCTCGGGTTTTCCCCGCGCGCCAGCAGCGATTGCCGAGCCTGCTTGACCAATGCCTTGTTGATGCCGCCGCGTGCCATGTGTGCTCCGTCGATTTCGTACTGTATTACGTACCATGTATTTACGCATACTATTCGCAAATTGAAAATTGAATATCAGTGTATTTTTAACAGGTAATAATTGAGCGTTATCGCATGTCAGGTGGCATAATTGCCTGGGCAATGTCGAGAACAGGCGTAATGAGCAAGGTGGAGCAGTACCTGCAGGCGGGCACCCGGGAAAACACCCGGCGCAGCTACCAGGCAGCCGTGGAGCATTTCGAAGTGAGCTGGGGCGGGTTTCTACCGGCGACTGGGGACAGCATCGTGCGCTACCTGGCCGACCATGCCGGCGAACATGCCATCAGCACGCTTAAACTGCGCCTGGCGGCCCTGTCGCAATGGCACGTTACCCAGGGCTTCCCCGACCCCACCAAAACGCCGACGGTCCGGCAGATGCTCAAGGGCATCCGCACGCTGCACCCGGCCCGGGAAAAACAGGCAGCGCCCTTGCAACTGCATCACTTGCAAAGCGTGTTCGCGCAGTTGCAGCGCGAAGCCGAACAGGCGGCGCAGCAGCACGACCTGCGCGGCCTGCTGCGCAGCAAGCGTGATGCCGCGCTGGTATTGATCGGATTCTGGCGCGGCTTTCGCGCCGATGAGCTGTCGCGCCTGCAGGTCGAACACATCCAGGCCCAGGCCGGCAGCGGCATCACCTTTTACCTGCCCCACAGCAAAGGCGACCGCCAGCACCTGGGCGCCACCTACCAGACCCCCGCCCTGAACAGCCTGTGCCCGGTGGAGGCTTACCTGGACTGGATCACCCTGGCCGGCATCAGCCACGGCCCGGTGTTCCGGCGCCTGGACCGCTGGGGCAACCTGGCCGAGAGCGCACTGAACGCCAACAGCCTGATCCCTTTGCTGCGCAGCATCCTGCACCGCGCAGGCCTGCCGGCCGAGCTCTACACCAGCCACTCCCTGCGGCGCGGCTTCGCCACCTGGGCGTCGAGCAATGGCTGGGACATCAAGACGCTGATGGCGTACGTCGGCTGGAAAGACATGAAATCGGCGCTGCGCTACGTGGACCCGGCAACCTCGTTTGCCGGCCTGGCGATGGGCAGCGCTTCGTAGCCAGGTGCCTGTTGCCGCAGCCCTGCCTGCCGAATACCCGACGCGTAGCGGCGAACGGATCCGCGAAAAGAACGCTGCGGTGTATCAGGTTAAACGCGGTGACCTTTTCGCGGATAAATCCGCTCCTACGGGCCGTGCAAGCGCCTCCCTTAGGTCGAGCCCTCTGCCCTGCTTGCAATCATTCGCTTCGCCTGCTAAATAATTACTTCACATGCGAAATAATAACAGGCCGCCATGACCCACGCCCCCATCCTGTGTGCCGACGGCTTCGTGCTGTCGGCCACGCTGCACGCAAGCCCCACGCCAGCCAAGGCCATGGTGCTGATCCACCCCGCCACCGGCGTGACCGAGCGCATGTATTTTGCCTTCGCCCGCCACCTGACGGCGCTGGGCTTTGATGCCCTGACCTACAACTACCGCGGCATCGGCGCACAGGCCAGGCACGTAGCCGCCGGTTTCAGCACCTGGGCCGCCCTGGATGTAGAAGCTGTGACCCGCTGGGCAGCTGCACGCAACCCCGCGCTGGCGCTGCTCGCCGTAGGCCACAGTTTTGGCGGCCACGCCATTGGCCTGTGCGAGAGCAGCCGGCACCTCAACGGCGCGGTCATGATCACCTCCCAGGCCGGCTGCCTGCGTTTTATCACGCCGTGGACCGAACGCCTGCGGGTAGCGGCGCTGCTCAAGGTGATCGGGCCGTTGTGTGCCCGCCTGTTGGGCTACGTGCCAGGCAAGCGCCTGGGCATTGGCGAGGACCTGCCGGCACAAGTGATGCTGGAATGGAGCCGCTGGACCTCCCTGCCCCGCTACTTTTTCGATGACCCCGGCATGGACGCGGCGGCGCGCTTCAGCCGCCCGCGCATGCCGGTGTTGTCGGTGGGCATGAGCGACGATCCCTGGGCGCCCGCTGCAGCCATCGACCTGATGTGCCGGCAATTGATCCACTGCCCCGTGGAACGCCGGCAATTGAGCCCGGCCGACAGCCAGGGCCAAGCCATCGGGCACTTGGGATTTTTCCGGGAACGGCACGCCACCACCTTGTGGCCGGCGGTGACCGAGTGGTTGCAGCGCCACGTGGCGGTAGCCGCATGAAGCGCCTGCACGACCCGCGCTACGTGTTTCTGCTCAACGTGGCTCAGCGGCGCATTCAGCGGCACATTGAGCGCCTCGCCGAACACCGTGCGGGCGTCAGCGCGGTCCAGGCTGGCGCGCTGTTTGCGCTGTCACGCCAGGACGGCGCCCTGAGTGGCGACCTGGCCGCTGCCCTGGACATCGCCCCATCGGCCATGACAGGCCTGGCCGACCGCATGATCAAGGCTGGGCTTATCCTGCGACGCACCGATCAACAGGACAAGCGCATCAACCGATTGTGGCTGACCGCCTTGGGTCGCGAGACGGCATTGGCGGCCAAGGCCGAACTTGCAGCGCTCAATGCCGTGGTCACCGAAGGCTTCAGTGAAGCCGAAATGTCGACTGTGTCGCGCTGGCTGGAAGCTATGGGGAAACGTTTTTAGCGTGAATACCCGCAGCGGCTATTGGTATTAATACAAAAGCATATCCGGCAGATGTAACAAAGTGTGTTTCGATAGTTGGCAATCTCGGCAAGCACCTGTAAACATTGAGCGAAGGGGCAACTAAACAAAGTAAAGACCGGTTACGGACACCAGGAAAAAAGCAAAAAACGTATAAATTTGGCGTCATCATAATGACGAAAAGGCAAGACTAATTTTTTGACGCCATATAAACAATAATTTTAAGTTATTGATTTAAAAGGCGTTTTTAAATAGATAAATCGAACCTGAAGATTTTTTAATAAACCTTAGCCTGCCCTATTGCGCTGTTAATTCTCCCTCTCTACGATATGTTTCATTCCAAGAACACCTTCGCTTCAAACTTCGCTTTTAGAAACTACTTGTTTCTGCCCGTGACACTCAAATTCTAAGGTAGCTGATTGAGTTGGCGTTTACGCACACTCAAGGAGAGGGATCTATGCGCATCAGTATATTTGGACTGGGTTATGTGGGCGCTGTATGTGCCGGCTGTTTGTCCTCTCGAGGGCATGAGGTGATTGGCGTCGATATCTCGCAAAGCAAGATCGACATGATCAACAAAGGTCAGTCGCCCATCGTCGAGCCGGGCCTGGGCGAGTT contains:
- a CDS encoding DNA-binding protein; the encoded protein is MARGGINKALVKQARQSLLARGENPSIDAVRVELGNTGSKTTIHRYLKALEDTEVDPAAPSLSAQLTTLVAGLADQLSEEAEARVAEAQGRFDAARESLEVQLQASQRSLAALQQRFDIQGMALNTESEELALCRSTLQGEQTRNARLGQANTDLELRIGEKDAHIQSLEDKHRHARDALEHYRTAVKEQREQEQRRHEGQLQQVQVEIRQLQQSLIVKQDELMRLSRDNERMLVQARQASKEQLGLQDELKHMTAQAGGMSTLLAQAAGAREELDRQMATLKGEAVEQREHLAKALNDVAQLQAAIQQQASAQEAPAPTE
- a CDS encoding STAS domain-containing protein; this encodes MERIPILQMGPFLLVTIQVDMHDQLAMTLQDDLSERISNTSARGVLIDISALDMVDSFIGRMIGTISGLSRIMDAETVLVGMQPAVAITLVELGMTLPGVSTALNVERGMKLLHERTAVQ
- a CDS encoding response regulator, which gives rise to MTRDLRLLIVDDNEATRYALRRRLERNGYHVQEAGTGTDGLALIASEVFDALILDVNLPDMSGFDIVRLLRADAATALLPVIHVSAASIQTGDIITGLEAGADAYLVHPVDPDVLLATLSTLLRVRDTEFALRESEARFREIFVNISAPIAVMDTQLKVHECNHAFAELMQANASHGAPLDCFAADQAEVVQGLRDGLAAGERWKGTLSMMVKGQVRETEWQVSPYRTPGLSLVFVEDITEHRQRERSHLRQLDSVNNQLAIEVAERARTEAQLLQAQKIDAIGKLTGGIAHDFNNLLTGIISGIELIKKRTADGRSEKVMQYADAALNSALSAAALTHRLLAFARQQPLDTRPIDVNAHIRSLADLIRRTVGKKIVLQLNLSAKASIALVDASQLESAVLNLVINARDALPEGGTITVTTYAARQQGDVRLADGAYVALSVKDDGVGIDHSVIDKVFDPFFTTKPLGQGTGLGLSTIYGFTRQSGGDVKIRSVSGQGTEVTLMLPASSEAVAASVHDARGDLGGAGEHILIVEDMASVSMFVAEILRDAGYRCTQAPDVQSALERLQGDPSINLLLTDVGLPNMSGRQLADLARGWRGQLPVLFMTGYAENALNRQSFLGAGMDMIIKPFKLDELLEKVRCTLRGA
- a CDS encoding alpha/beta hydrolase family protein codes for the protein MTHAPILCADGFVLSATLHASPTPAKAMVLIHPATGVTERMYFAFARHLTALGFDALTYNYRGIGAQARHVAAGFSTWAALDVEAVTRWAAARNPALALLAVGHSFGGHAIGLCESSRHLNGAVMITSQAGCLRFITPWTERLRVAALLKVIGPLCARLLGYVPGKRLGIGEDLPAQVMLEWSRWTSLPRYFFDDPGMDAAARFSRPRMPVLSVGMSDDPWAPAAAIDLMCRQLIHCPVERRQLSPADSQGQAIGHLGFFRERHATTLWPAVTEWLQRHVAVAA
- a CDS encoding FAD-dependent oxidoreductase → MTRSDVLIIGAGPTGLVLALWLSHAGVNVRIIDKTDAPGTTSRALAVQARTLELYRQLDLTDAVIGAGHKMPGVNLWVRGEQAAHLSLTDIGQSRTPYSFLEIYPQDQHEQLLIERLARFGVEVERHTELTDFIDDQAMITAYLKTPDGQVQTCQARYLAGCDGARSTVRKALTTGFPGGTYSQLFYVADVQALGPAVNGELHVDLDEADFLAVFPLAGEGRARLIGTVRGERAVDADALAFADVSQRAIDQLKLEVLKVNWFSTYHVHHRVAEHFRAGNVFVLGDAAHVHSPAGGQGMNTGIGDAINLAWKLAAVLAGRATPALLDSYEAERIGFARQLVATTDRVFSFATADGWLANRVRTRLAPRVLPRVMALKAVRDFMFRTVSQIGVNYRNLPLSEGVAGHVHGGDRLPWAKVAGRDNFDSLHGGTWQIHVYGRASEALLEWGATHNVPVHIFSWHIVHEHAGFSRDAFYLMRPDTYVALAQPYGDPTVLDEYFRRRGITP
- a CDS encoding STAS domain-containing protein; its protein translation is MAALHPRTLSALNTSQASLAGEWQQNLEASGANRNLKEGDVKQQTEEFLSLVSAVIDRGGSANIANSDWDEARQFLEKLSHSRALAGQDSQQTASFIFSLKGPLFGMLQRAYEDNPALLAEQLWEVSVLLDALGMHTIRTFQKSREAVIKRQQEELLELSTPVVKLWDGVLALPMIGTLDSQRTQVVMESLLQRIVDTGSEIAIIDITGVPTVDTLVAQHLLKTVTAIRLMGADCIISGVRPQIAQTIVHLGLDLQGVVTKANLADALALALKRLGVTVSKAV
- a CDS encoding ATP-binding protein — its product is MNVRSSGSQPIRIEQDVVLARQTARKLCQECGMRLIDLTKMVTAVSELARNTMVYGGGGDMDWQILDDTRTGLRLTFRDEGPGIPDIKLAMTDGWTSGGGLGLGLTGAKRLVEEFELDTAPGAGTRVTITRWT
- a CDS encoding ATP-binding protein, whose protein sequence is MDLTLESSLTQVLLIEDSSQVGHARRTTQKLAEQLGFNETDAGRVALVTTELASNLLKHASHGELHLRHLPNQGLEVIAVDRGQGFDLHACMSDGYSTGGTQGIGLGAVARQAHVFDVYVDGRGAVVLARFYAKGEKAADLRFGVNQHALHHDPACGDVWHLAVEGERISVLVVDGLGHGSHAEEAGRAGALAFRQAPFATPTLLMDELHRAMQGTRGGAVAIAQYNAGTDTVQFTGIGNIGACLIDAEHSRGLASHPGIVGVQYRKAQAFDYPQAQGKLLVMYSDGLQSRWNLRDYPGLVHRHPAVIAAVLHRDFCRGRDDVTVMVIALEASRG
- a CDS encoding MarR family winged helix-turn-helix transcriptional regulator — protein: MKRLHDPRYVFLLNVAQRRIQRHIERLAEHRAGVSAVQAGALFALSRQDGALSGDLAAALDIAPSAMTGLADRMIKAGLILRRTDQQDKRINRLWLTALGRETALAAKAELAALNAVVTEGFSEAEMSTVSRWLEAMGKRF
- a CDS encoding sensor histidine kinase — its product is MVDSLTPDLAVQQLRDEVDALRAELEETNQGVLALYAELDTQAEQLRQASDLKSRFLSYMSHEFRTPLGSILSIASLLSDELDGPLAPEQHKQVAFVSTAARELSDMVDDLLDLAKIEAGRITISPAWFDMFDLFAALRGMFRPIVDASSVDLIFEEPVGLPRLYTDDKKLAQILRNFVSNSLKFTQRGEVRVSARLENEREVRFAVSDTGIGIPAEMHGALFEDFSQVDSPLQKRLRGTGLGLALCKRFAALLGGRVGVHSEPGQGSTFFVVIPLALAQEAGDDA
- a CDS encoding site-specific integrase, with translation MSKVEQYLQAGTRENTRRSYQAAVEHFEVSWGGFLPATGDSIVRYLADHAGEHAISTLKLRLAALSQWHVTQGFPDPTKTPTVRQMLKGIRTLHPAREKQAAPLQLHHLQSVFAQLQREAEQAAQQHDLRGLLRSKRDAALVLIGFWRGFRADELSRLQVEHIQAQAGSGITFYLPHSKGDRQHLGATYQTPALNSLCPVEAYLDWITLAGISHGPVFRRLDRWGNLAESALNANSLIPLLRSILHRAGLPAELYTSHSLRRGFATWASSNGWDIKTLMAYVGWKDMKSALRYVDPATSFAGLAMGSAS